The nucleotide window TCGGCGGCATGCTGGCGGCAACGTGCATAGCCACGCTGTTTGTGCCGTTCTTCTTCAAGGCCATCATGCAACTCTCACTGAAACTGCAGGGCAAAACTGATCCCAATGCGGGCAGGGACCACCTTGCGGAAGACCAGGAGGACGACATATGAGCGCTTCCGGCAAGGCCCCGGCCATAATGCTCAAGACACCTGCATTGGTGCTGATGCTGGCCATGCTGCTTTCGGCATGCTCTCTTGCTCCGCGCTATGACAGGCCGGAGCAGGAAATGCCCAAGCAGTGGCGGGCAGTGGATATGGGCTCAGCGCCCCTGCATACCGACTGGTGGAACAGGTTTAGCGACCCTGTGCTGTCAGAACTGGTTGAAGAAGCGCTGAAGAACAACCAGGATCTGGCCGAATCCATGGCCAAGATCGAGTCTGCCGCCGCGCAGGTGGGTGTGGGCACAGCCGCGTTGATGCCCGTCATCAACGGCACCGGTTCCGCCGCCGCTCAGGGCGCATCAGAAAAATCCGCCAACACGGTGCCCTTTGAGCAGAGCAAGATGTCGCGTTCTACCACAGCCTACCAGGGCGCGCTGAGCGCCTCCTGGGAACTGGATTTCTGGGGCAAGATCCGCAACCAGTACACCATGCTCAGCGATATACTGATGAACACGGTCATTGGCCACGAAGCTCTCCGCCTCTCGGTGGCCGGGCAGACGGCCCAGGGGTACTTTGCCCTGCTGGCGCAGGACATGCAGCTTGATACGGCCCGACGCACCCTGAAATCGCGTGAGCAGTCATTCCAGATTTATACCGCCCGCTACAAGCAGGGAGACATAACCGAGCTTGACTGGCAGCGCGCCCGTGCAGAGGTGGAAACCGCCCGCGCCCAGGTGCACACCAGCACTGTGGATGTGGACAGGGCTGAGGCTGGTCTGGCAGTACTGCTTGGCCGTTCGCCCCGCGACATAATGGATCGGGCCATGAAGCGCGGACAGGGCATCCACATGTTGCCCGCGCCGCCTGTGCTGCCCGCGGGTCTGCCTTCTGATCTTCTGGAGCGTCGGCCAGACGTGCGCGCAGCAGAATTCAGCATCATGGCCTACAATGCCAATATCGGCGTTGCCCGCGCGCAGTTCTTCCCCTCCATTTCCCTTACGGGCATGCTGGGTTCCCTGAGCGCTTCCATGGGCAACCTCTTTAGCGGCCCCGCTGGCACATGGAGCTATGGCGCAAGCGGCACCGTGCCCTTGCTGGATTTTGGCCGAAACTGGTATAACCTCAAGGATGCCGAAGCCCAGAAAAAGGCAGCCATCGCCGTGTATCGTAAAACCGTGCAGTCTGCCTTTGAAGACATCCGCACGTCGCTTACCTCGCAACGTGAGGCTGACCACATCGTGCGCAGTATGCAGGTGCAGGTTGAAAGCCTGCGGCGCGCCGCGCAGATTGCTGGCCTGCAATACGACAACGGCTATACGGACTACCTGACGGTGCTGGACGCCGAGCGTCAGCTTTTTGCAGCCGAACTGCGGTTGGCGACAGCGCTGCGCGACAGGCTTGATAGCGTGGTCAGCGTGTGCATGGCCCTTGGCGGCGGCTGGCAAGACCCCGGCACAAGCCCCAGCTTCCCTGTGGTGAACACAGAAAAGCTGTTGCAGGAGCAGACCGGCGGACGGGCAAGCGCGCCTGCGGCAAAATCCGAATAATACACGAACCGAAGCGGCATGCTGCCGCTGACTGATAAACAGTGGGGGAGGCGTCTGACGGCGCTTCCCCCACTGTGCGTTGTGTGCATATTTGGCCCGTAATCTGGAAGCTGAAGCCAGTCCGGCCCGCTCGCGGGGCTTTACAGAAGGGGCAGGCCTGTCGTAAAGGGAAAAACATGGATAAAAAGTTGCCCCTGATTTTCCTTTCTCTTTGCGTTGCGCTGGGCTTGTGCTGCTCTGCGCCGCATCTGGCATGCGCCAAGGAAAACACGGCCCCGACAGAGCAGACCGACAAAAGCACACCTCAGAGTGCCCCCCCAAAATCCAGTGCCCAGCGCTCCGGCGAAAAAAAAGGGGTCTCCGCCAAGGCAAACCGGCGCGAGGGCAAGCAGAAGGAAAAGAATTCCAAGGGTATCCACGCCCCGGCGTGGGCATTTGGCGGCGGGGCGCAGAGCCGTGATGCATGGCGGGAAGGCACAAGCTCCAACGATCTGCAAAAGCGGGCCGTGGGGGATGACGCGCCCAAGGAAAAATCAGTAAATACCACGGCCAGCATCAATTCCGCCCTCAAGGGGCCGCCGACAAAAGAAGAACACAAAAGCGGCATGGCAGTGAGCGTTGGGCAGGAAGACTCCGCGTGGCGGAAGAAGGGGCAGCATGAACTGGAGGCGGACGAAAACCTCCCCATGCAGAGCCGCCATGTTGTGCGGGCCTATGCGGATGTGGACGCGGGTGATGACCTGAGCATCAGGGTCGGGCCCGAGCTGATCCTCAAGGATGAGCAGCGTGAGCGAACCAATGCCAACAAGCAGCCGGAATCCGCCCTGGGGCTGGGCATGCAGTTCAAGCTTGACTTCTAGGCCGGTCGCCGGAGTGAGTGCTTGTTTG belongs to Desulfovibrio desulfuricans DSM 642 and includes:
- a CDS encoding efflux transporter outer membrane subunit, whose amino-acid sequence is MSASGKAPAIMLKTPALVLMLAMLLSACSLAPRYDRPEQEMPKQWRAVDMGSAPLHTDWWNRFSDPVLSELVEEALKNNQDLAESMAKIESAAAQVGVGTAALMPVINGTGSAAAQGASEKSANTVPFEQSKMSRSTTAYQGALSASWELDFWGKIRNQYTMLSDILMNTVIGHEALRLSVAGQTAQGYFALLAQDMQLDTARRTLKSREQSFQIYTARYKQGDITELDWQRARAEVETARAQVHTSTVDVDRAEAGLAVLLGRSPRDIMDRAMKRGQGIHMLPAPPVLPAGLPSDLLERRPDVRAAEFSIMAYNANIGVARAQFFPSISLTGMLGSLSASMGNLFSGPAGTWSYGASGTVPLLDFGRNWYNLKDAEAQKKAAIAVYRKTVQSAFEDIRTSLTSQREADHIVRSMQVQVESLRRAAQIAGLQYDNGYTDYLTVLDAERQLFAAELRLATALRDRLDSVVSVCMALGGGWQDPGTSPSFPVVNTEKLLQEQTGGRASAPAAKSE